Proteins co-encoded in one Bremerella sp. TYQ1 genomic window:
- a CDS encoding DNA-binding transcriptional regulator: MLHRKLTVLLLIESSRGYGRGCLRGVADYCRIYGNWQVIHVERTMNEPLPRGIRDWKLDGIISRSEMADISREVDALELPTVDLRGSYVPRHGVSLDTDPYACALQAAEHFCERGLRDIAFCGYGGVDFSDARGSAFREIAAEKGCRAYHFDSPANQFSGISRELSAEGDDTELIKWLKTLPTPCGVFACNDVRGRQVLRACAEIGIAVPEQLALVGVDNDSDICDLTIPSMSSIEPDTHRIGFTGATYLAELMNGNRVDEKTFVKPKGVVVRASSDMVAIADREIAGILNYIGRHACDGLNVEMLCQEFRLSRSSLERRLKKAIGRNAKAEIDRVRIERAKLLLRETDRKLLAIANHVAYSSAAKFAVAFKRITGKTPGEFRNQYHTN, from the coding sequence ATGCTCCATCGCAAGCTGACGGTTCTGCTGTTGATCGAGTCGTCTCGTGGGTATGGTCGTGGATGTCTGCGTGGCGTGGCCGACTACTGCCGAATTTATGGGAACTGGCAAGTCATCCATGTCGAACGCACGATGAACGAACCGCTTCCCCGCGGCATTCGCGACTGGAAGCTCGACGGAATTATCTCGCGGTCCGAGATGGCCGACATTTCTCGCGAGGTCGACGCATTGGAACTGCCAACGGTCGATCTGCGCGGTTCATACGTTCCGCGTCACGGCGTTTCGTTAGATACCGACCCTTATGCATGCGCACTGCAAGCGGCGGAACATTTCTGCGAACGCGGACTGCGTGACATCGCTTTTTGTGGCTATGGTGGCGTCGACTTTTCCGATGCCCGAGGAAGCGCATTTCGCGAGATCGCGGCGGAGAAAGGGTGTCGTGCGTATCACTTCGACAGTCCTGCGAATCAGTTCTCTGGCATCTCGCGAGAACTCTCGGCCGAAGGTGATGACACCGAGTTGATCAAGTGGTTGAAGACGCTGCCGACGCCGTGTGGGGTGTTCGCTTGTAACGACGTTCGCGGACGTCAGGTGCTTCGGGCATGTGCCGAAATTGGTATCGCCGTTCCCGAGCAGCTGGCACTTGTCGGGGTCGATAACGACAGCGACATTTGCGATCTCACGATACCTTCGATGAGCAGTATCGAGCCAGACACGCACCGCATTGGTTTTACTGGGGCAACGTATCTAGCGGAACTGATGAATGGAAACCGCGTCGACGAGAAAACCTTCGTAAAGCCGAAAGGGGTCGTCGTGCGTGCTTCGTCCGACATGGTGGCGATTGCCGATCGAGAGATCGCCGGCATCCTCAACTACATCGGGCGGCATGCGTGCGATGGCTTGAATGTCGAGATGCTTTGCCAAGAGTTTCGCCTGAGCCGTTCCTCCCTGGAGCGGCGTTTGAAGAAAGCGATCGGGCGCAATGCGAAAGCGGAGATCGATCGTGTGCGGATCGAACGCGCCAAGCTGCTATTACGCGAAACGGATCGGAAGTTGCTCGCGATTGCCAATCACGTCGCCTATTCCTCGGCAGCTAAGTTCGCAGTGGCATTCAAGCGGATTACCGGGAAAACGCCGGGAGAGTTCCGCAATCAATACCACACGAACTGA
- a CDS encoding DUF1559 domain-containing protein yields the protein MKKTGFTLVELLVVIAIIGVLIALLLPAVQQAREAARRMSCSNNLKQLGLATHNYHDTYLALPPRQGGPDWSGNNSHPRWSGFVSLLPFIEASSRYDQIESTRNHVWHNNTNSGYVGQIDAFICPSDGLFSPTGPDRNGEYSPLNYGLSMGDNCNVNFDASQADQNMRGIFGYLSFTRFRDITDGLSNTMMMSEIIVAPSGEQLGRAVASSSNNPLACRAHLTRNEYTSGTMIAQYRCHGQRWQDGRPGYCAVTTILPPNSATCSTQASAGIYTPASRHPGGVLSLFADGSVRFVPETIDTGNLSLTPPISGISPYGVWGAIGSKSGGETNTTL from the coding sequence ATGAAAAAGACTGGGTTTACCCTCGTCGAGCTTCTTGTGGTGATCGCCATCATTGGTGTTCTAATCGCTTTGTTACTTCCCGCCGTGCAACAAGCACGTGAAGCGGCTCGGCGTATGAGCTGCTCGAACAATCTCAAACAACTCGGCCTGGCGACGCACAACTATCACGACACGTACCTGGCGTTGCCTCCCCGACAAGGCGGACCTGATTGGTCTGGCAACAACAGTCACCCACGCTGGAGCGGGTTTGTCAGCTTGCTTCCCTTCATTGAAGCGAGTTCGCGATACGACCAGATTGAATCGACTCGCAACCACGTTTGGCACAACAACACGAACTCCGGCTACGTCGGTCAGATCGATGCGTTCATCTGTCCTTCCGACGGTTTGTTCTCGCCGACCGGTCCTGACCGAAACGGGGAATACTCGCCACTGAATTACGGTCTTTCGATGGGAGACAACTGCAACGTCAACTTCGATGCCTCGCAGGCCGATCAGAACATGCGCGGTATTTTCGGATATCTCTCGTTCACGCGTTTCCGCGACATCACCGACGGCTTGAGCAATACGATGATGATGTCTGAAATTATCGTCGCCCCTTCCGGAGAACAACTGGGTCGAGCCGTCGCAAGTTCGTCGAACAACCCATTGGCATGCCGAGCTCACTTGACGCGCAATGAATACACGTCCGGCACCATGATTGCCCAGTATCGTTGCCATGGACAACGCTGGCAGGATGGTCGCCCTGGCTATTGTGCGGTCACGACCATCCTTCCCCCCAACAGCGCAACGTGCAGCACGCAGGCCAGCGCAGGGATTTATACGCCTGCCAGCCGTCACCCAGGCGGCGTGCTTTCGTTGTTCGCGGATGGCTCCGTTCGATTCGTCCCGGAAACGATCGATACCGGCAACTTGTCTCTTACGCCGCCCATTTCCGGCATAAGCCCTTACGGCGTTTGGGGAGCGATTGGCTCGAAGAGTGGTGGAGAAACCAACACGACTCTCTAG
- a CDS encoding AraC family transcriptional regulator, with the protein MHIDVQLLAQLFDHASDTAFFVKDADGRYLAVNESLALRHGWKNKQDVLGKKSAEICQGDFGAIPSKQDERVLKTGKPLLDQLEMQWHRPHIPTWCVTTKLPIHDDSGNVIGLVGFSRDIRSRIEADEIPLEFAQALDEFEETLSTEVTPAWFAERCHLSPHRLSRLTKRVFDLTPGQFITKIRIAAATRLLQETELSVAEIAHRCGFYDHSAFTRSFRKATGTTPSKFRQVLP; encoded by the coding sequence ATGCACATCGACGTCCAACTTTTGGCTCAGTTATTCGACCATGCTTCCGATACGGCGTTCTTTGTGAAAGACGCCGACGGAAGGTATCTCGCCGTCAACGAATCGCTGGCACTTCGCCATGGGTGGAAAAACAAACAGGACGTCCTGGGCAAAAAATCGGCGGAGATCTGCCAAGGCGATTTCGGGGCAATCCCCTCGAAACAGGACGAACGCGTTTTGAAAACCGGCAAGCCATTACTCGATCAGCTCGAGATGCAATGGCATCGGCCGCACATCCCGACATGGTGCGTCACAACCAAGCTGCCGATTCATGACGATTCTGGCAACGTGATCGGGCTGGTCGGGTTCTCGCGAGACATTCGTTCGCGCATCGAAGCGGACGAGATACCGCTTGAGTTTGCCCAAGCACTCGACGAGTTTGAAGAGACCCTATCGACCGAGGTAACGCCGGCATGGTTCGCCGAGCGGTGCCATCTTTCGCCCCATCGATTGTCTCGTTTAACGAAGCGGGTCTTCGATCTGACGCCGGGGCAGTTCATCACTAAGATCCGCATCGCAGCGGCGACCCGATTGCTGCAAGAGACCGAACTTTCCGTGGCAGAGATCGCTCATCGTTGCGGTTTCTACGACCACAGTGCTTTCACGCGTTCGTTCCGTAAAGCGACCGGCACCACTCCCAGCAAATTCCGGCAAGTTCTACCGTAA
- a CDS encoding glycoside hydrolase family 97 protein, with translation MPRMQVLTPNVSLPRYLVAAVTLCLAIPSALLAHEVKSPDGRITVALDVQEDGERQQLNYQVSVEDEVVIADSTITFTRNDGVVIGDHLRFESKSEPTSHDETWKPVYGERSQIRDHYQAQTFQFADTAANCSMAVEVRCYDSGIAFRTTLTSADGKEIAIKKEDSEFAFPKDAPAWRTTSAQGVYDEVPLSELGSNVERPLTVKLNDNRYVAVAEAELVDYAAMRLRSTENGQPTIVSQLRGEVTSASPMTTPWRVVMIGDSPGDLLEHNDIILNLNEPCAIADTSWIKPGKVIREVSLTSKGAKACIDFAVENNFQYVEFDAGWYGHEYDDASDATTVTLDPKRSAGPLDLQGMVKYARDRDIGIIVYVNRRALEKQLDEILPLYKKWGIAGVKYGFVNTGSQEWTSWLHDAVRKAADHQLMVDIHDEYRPVGYSRTYPNLMTQEGVRGDEATPPTSLAVTTLFTRNLAGAADHTICYFDTRVDKNWSHGQQLAKAICTYSPWQFIYWYDAPATSGQDPRKSRNRIFDSPELELFKEVPTVWDETRVISGEIGEYAVIARRSGKEWFVGAINANETRTFSLPLGFLSAGQSYQARRYQDDPTMDTKTKVRVVTSEVDSEDEFELKLSANQGEAIWLSPAGK, from the coding sequence ATGCCTCGTATGCAAGTACTAACGCCCAACGTCTCGCTGCCCCGATATCTTGTCGCGGCAGTCACCCTTTGCCTGGCAATTCCTTCGGCGCTGCTGGCGCATGAAGTGAAATCGCCGGACGGTCGCATCACCGTGGCCCTCGACGTCCAGGAAGATGGCGAACGCCAACAGCTTAACTACCAAGTCTCTGTCGAGGATGAAGTTGTAATCGCCGACTCGACGATCACTTTTACACGAAACGATGGCGTTGTGATTGGCGACCATCTTCGCTTTGAGTCGAAGAGTGAACCGACGAGCCACGACGAAACCTGGAAGCCTGTCTATGGCGAACGCTCTCAGATTCGCGATCATTACCAGGCCCAGACATTTCAGTTTGCCGACACCGCCGCGAACTGCTCGATGGCGGTTGAAGTTCGCTGCTACGATTCTGGCATTGCATTCCGTACGACGCTGACAAGTGCTGACGGAAAGGAAATTGCAATCAAGAAGGAAGACAGCGAATTTGCTTTCCCCAAGGATGCCCCTGCCTGGCGAACGACCAGCGCCCAAGGGGTGTACGATGAGGTACCGCTAAGCGAACTGGGTAGCAATGTCGAACGACCATTGACGGTGAAGCTGAACGACAACCGTTACGTTGCCGTCGCAGAAGCCGAGTTGGTTGACTACGCCGCAATGCGACTTCGCTCGACCGAAAATGGCCAGCCAACGATCGTGAGCCAACTTCGCGGAGAAGTCACTTCCGCTTCGCCTATGACGACTCCTTGGCGCGTGGTGATGATCGGCGATAGCCCTGGCGATTTGCTGGAGCACAACGACATTATCCTGAACTTGAACGAACCATGTGCGATTGCTGACACCTCGTGGATCAAGCCAGGCAAAGTGATTCGTGAAGTTAGCCTGACTTCCAAGGGAGCGAAGGCTTGTATCGACTTCGCGGTCGAAAACAACTTTCAGTACGTTGAATTCGATGCAGGCTGGTACGGCCATGAATATGACGACGCCTCGGACGCTACGACCGTGACGCTAGACCCTAAACGTTCGGCAGGTCCGCTCGACTTGCAAGGGATGGTGAAGTATGCCCGAGACCGTGACATCGGGATCATTGTTTATGTGAATCGCCGAGCGCTCGAAAAACAGCTGGACGAGATTTTGCCTCTGTATAAGAAGTGGGGCATCGCCGGCGTGAAGTATGGTTTTGTGAATACCGGTTCGCAGGAATGGACTTCCTGGCTGCACGACGCGGTTCGCAAAGCGGCCGATCATCAGCTGATGGTCGATATCCATGACGAGTATCGTCCGGTCGGATATTCACGCACGTATCCTAACTTGATGACGCAAGAAGGCGTGCGTGGCGATGAAGCAACGCCCCCGACAAGCTTGGCCGTGACGACATTGTTCACACGAAACCTGGCAGGCGCGGCTGACCATACGATTTGCTATTTCGATACACGCGTCGATAAGAACTGGTCGCACGGTCAGCAATTGGCCAAAGCGATCTGCACCTATTCGCCGTGGCAGTTTATCTATTGGTACGACGCGCCAGCAACTTCCGGCCAAGATCCTCGGAAGTCGCGGAACCGCATCTTTGATTCGCCAGAGCTTGAGCTCTTCAAAGAAGTACCAACGGTCTGGGATGAAACTCGCGTCATCTCCGGAGAAATCGGCGAGTACGCGGTGATCGCCCGCCGCAGCGGCAAAGAGTGGTTCGTCGGTGCGATCAACGCGAACGAAACGCGCACGTTCAGCTTGCCGCTTGGTTTCCTCTCTGCTGGACAATCTTATCAAGCCCGACGTTACCAGGACGATCCGACCATGGATACCAAAACCAAAGTCCGTGTCGTGACATCCGAGGTGGACTCTGAGGATGAGTTCGAGCTGAAGCTGTCGGCCAACCAAGGCGAAGCGATCTGGCTTTCACCAGCTGGCAAGTAA
- a CDS encoding tetratricopeptide repeat protein, with translation MRPITLLLAMTWTSLWYTPDQLGQYYFDRGEFAEAAKSFEDSMWKGAALYRDGEFEQAAQEFSRSSSDIAKFNAGNAWLFRGKYDLAIASYEKALELRPDWKEAQENMAIAKVRADKIKREGGDLGDQQEGADKIVFDKKKEGGQDTDVSGDKATSDSAVQAIWLRQVQTNPADFLKAKFSYQSAQQPESP, from the coding sequence ATGAGACCTATCACCCTTCTGCTGGCGATGACGTGGACCAGCTTGTGGTACACGCCCGACCAACTTGGGCAATACTACTTCGACCGAGGCGAATTTGCGGAAGCCGCGAAGTCGTTTGAAGACTCGATGTGGAAAGGGGCGGCTCTGTATCGCGATGGCGAATTCGAACAAGCAGCTCAAGAGTTTTCACGCAGTTCGTCCGATATCGCGAAGTTCAATGCCGGCAACGCGTGGCTTTTCCGCGGCAAGTACGACTTGGCGATTGCCAGTTACGAGAAAGCCTTAGAGCTTCGGCCAGATTGGAAGGAAGCCCAAGAGAACATGGCCATTGCTAAAGTACGTGCCGATAAAATCAAACGAGAAGGGGGCGATCTTGGCGATCAACAGGAAGGCGCGGACAAAATTGTCTTCGACAAAAAGAAAGAAGGAGGCCAAGATACCGACGTCAGCGGCGACAAAGCGACCTCCGATTCGGCTGTACAAGCGATTTGGTTACGTCAGGTTCAAACCAATCCGGCCGACTTTTTGAAAGCCAAGTTCTCGTACCAATCTGCCCAACAACCGGAGAGTCCATGA
- a CDS encoding sialate O-acetylesterase: protein MRTSLLLLAVTCFGLIGTSSAAAGETYQVFILAGQSNMEGKASNALFEHQANAEATKSFFAPFREDGQWIERDDVFIKFLQRHGPLTLGYGSRDKTGLELGFGSIMGDYYDEPVLLIKTAWGGHSLYQKFRPPSAGLPSEEVLQEELARLQERTRKNNEKRNRQDPLPTLDDVKSEYGVSYRAMMNEVESTLNDADQLFPQLQGKTPQIAGFVWFQGFNDMFGDYAPAEYEQNLKLLIGDIRKEWNAPQLPVVIGALGQNGSSPPAENMKKIQDAQLAMNSIPEFAGNVKSIRTDLLVDKTAEAKFPNWKDHVEEWKLVGSDRPYHYLGSAIWFTRIGNEMARTMIELKQPSGSDAP, encoded by the coding sequence ATGCGAACCTCATTACTGCTTCTTGCTGTGACCTGTTTCGGGCTGATCGGCACTTCGTCGGCGGCTGCTGGCGAGACCTACCAGGTGTTTATCTTGGCGGGTCAATCGAACATGGAAGGCAAAGCGAGCAATGCATTGTTCGAGCACCAAGCTAACGCCGAAGCGACAAAATCGTTTTTCGCTCCGTTCCGCGAGGACGGCCAATGGATCGAACGCGACGACGTGTTCATCAAGTTTCTGCAGCGGCATGGGCCGCTGACGTTGGGTTATGGTTCGCGGGACAAGACTGGCCTCGAACTTGGCTTCGGCAGCATCATGGGCGACTATTATGACGAGCCCGTGCTGCTGATCAAAACCGCATGGGGCGGCCATTCGCTGTACCAGAAATTTCGTCCACCGAGCGCCGGCCTGCCGAGCGAGGAAGTGCTGCAGGAAGAACTTGCCCGTCTTCAGGAACGAACTCGAAAAAACAACGAAAAACGCAACCGCCAAGACCCGCTGCCGACGCTGGACGATGTTAAGTCAGAGTATGGCGTCTCGTACCGAGCCATGATGAACGAAGTCGAATCGACGCTCAACGATGCGGATCAGTTGTTCCCGCAACTCCAGGGGAAAACGCCTCAGATCGCTGGTTTCGTTTGGTTCCAAGGCTTCAACGACATGTTCGGTGATTACGCGCCGGCCGAATACGAGCAAAACCTCAAGCTGCTCATCGGCGATATCCGCAAGGAATGGAATGCACCGCAGCTGCCGGTCGTCATCGGAGCGTTAGGGCAAAACGGTTCGAGCCCTCCGGCCGAGAACATGAAGAAGATCCAAGACGCTCAGTTAGCAATGAATTCCATTCCAGAATTCGCCGGCAACGTGAAGTCGATTCGTACCGATCTATTGGTCGACAAAACGGCTGAAGCGAAGTTCCCCAACTGGAAAGATCACGTCGAGGAGTGGAAGCTGGTCGGGTCGGATCGGCCTTATCACTATCTCGGCAGTGCCATCTGGTTCACGCGCATCGGCAACGAGATGGCACGAACCATGATCGAGCTGAAGCAACCGTCCGGCAGCGACGCCCCGTAG
- a CDS encoding carboxypeptidase-like regulatory domain-containing protein yields MQSRAFSLMALLVFTAIASISAGCSKKQDKWTQGRPPVYPAAGQVLLDGEPVAEATVTFQPVDPNGKGGSAITDSNGFFEAQTFEPADGLTEGSHLVAIRKTKLIDRNGNEVEVVREPGGIREKDFLPKKYAQFDKSGLQVEVAAQNENDLGKFELKN; encoded by the coding sequence ATGCAATCTCGCGCGTTTTCGTTGATGGCTCTGTTGGTATTTACTGCAATCGCCTCCATATCGGCTGGGTGCTCGAAAAAGCAAGACAAATGGACACAAGGACGTCCGCCCGTTTATCCTGCCGCCGGCCAGGTACTGCTCGACGGCGAACCGGTCGCTGAAGCAACGGTGACATTTCAGCCGGTCGATCCCAATGGCAAAGGGGGCTCGGCAATTACCGATTCAAACGGTTTCTTTGAAGCTCAGACATTCGAGCCTGCCGACGGACTGACCGAAGGCTCGCACTTAGTCGCGATCCGCAAAACGAAGTTGATTGACCGCAACGGCAATGAAGTCGAAGTGGTTCGCGAGCCTGGGGGAATTCGAGAAAAGGACTTTCTGCCCAAGAAGTATGCTCAGTTCGACAAGTCCGGCCTGCAAGTGGAAGTCGCCGCGCAGAACGAAAATGATTTAGGAAAGTTCGAGCTGAAGAATTAA
- a CDS encoding aminopeptidase P family protein, giving the protein MRHRPLNAELFVENRANLTKLLPKNSVAVLHANDVLPTNADGSLKILPNADLFYLSGIEQEESILLLFPDAYEPRHREILFLREPTELMQIWEGNKLTQEQATEVSGIPTIKWLKDFPQVFRDCMLSAEQVFLNRNEHRRAAAVVETRDDRFVTQCMKDFPLHTYRRLAPLLHQLRPVKSKWEIDLIKEAVGITKGSFERLLKFVKPGVTEYEVEAELAHEFIRNRGAFAYTPIIASGKNACGLHYIDNDQICNDGDMLLLDVGSNYANYNSDMTRTIPVNGKFAQRQRDVYEAVLRVMKASIEGAVVGKAHRDWQYESQQHMDQELLGLGLLTKEEVEQSTREKPACKKYFMHGLGHPIGLDVHDVAPVDAPFAPGWVLTVEPGIYLPEEGFAVRLENDILVTEDGPIDLMKDIPIEADDIESLMAEAEKARK; this is encoded by the coding sequence ATGCGACATCGTCCTCTCAACGCGGAACTATTTGTCGAAAACCGCGCCAACTTGACGAAGCTGCTTCCTAAGAATTCCGTTGCCGTGCTGCACGCCAACGACGTGTTGCCAACCAACGCCGATGGCAGCCTGAAGATTCTTCCCAATGCCGATCTGTTTTACCTGTCGGGGATTGAACAGGAAGAATCGATCCTGCTGCTGTTTCCCGATGCGTACGAACCGCGCCATCGAGAGATCCTCTTCCTGCGCGAACCAACCGAGCTGATGCAGATCTGGGAAGGCAACAAGCTAACGCAGGAACAAGCGACCGAAGTCTCCGGCATCCCTACGATTAAGTGGCTGAAAGACTTCCCTCAAGTCTTCCGCGATTGCATGCTCAGCGCCGAGCAAGTCTTCTTGAATCGAAACGAACATCGCCGAGCGGCTGCCGTCGTCGAGACACGTGACGACCGCTTCGTTACGCAGTGCATGAAAGACTTCCCGCTGCATACCTATCGACGACTGGCCCCCCTGCTCCACCAACTGCGACCAGTCAAATCGAAGTGGGAAATTGACTTGATCAAGGAAGCCGTCGGGATCACCAAGGGAAGCTTCGAGCGTCTGTTGAAGTTCGTTAAGCCAGGCGTCACGGAATATGAAGTGGAAGCGGAATTAGCTCACGAGTTCATTCGCAACCGCGGAGCGTTCGCCTACACGCCGATCATTGCCTCTGGCAAGAATGCGTGCGGCTTGCACTACATCGACAACGATCAGATTTGCAACGATGGCGACATGCTGCTGCTGGATGTGGGTTCGAACTATGCGAACTATAACTCCGACATGACACGCACCATTCCCGTTAATGGCAAGTTCGCCCAGCGTCAGCGCGACGTGTACGAAGCAGTGCTCCGTGTCATGAAAGCGTCGATCGAAGGAGCGGTCGTCGGCAAAGCACATCGCGATTGGCAATACGAATCGCAGCAGCACATGGATCAAGAGCTGTTAGGCCTGGGGCTTCTGACCAAGGAAGAAGTGGAACAAAGCACCCGCGAAAAACCGGCCTGCAAGAAGTACTTCATGCATGGTCTCGGCCATCCGATTGGCTTGGACGTGCATGATGTGGCCCCTGTCGATGCGCCGTTCGCGCCTGGCTGGGTGTTGACCGTCGAACCAGGTATTTACTTGCCCGAAGAAGGTTTCGCGGTTCGCTTGGAGAACGATATTCTGGTCACCGAAGATGGCCCGATCGATTTGATGAAAGACATCCCGATCGAAGCGGACGATATTGAGTCTTTGATGGCAGAAGCCGAGAAAGCAAGGAAATGA
- a CDS encoding cis-3-hydroxy-L-proline dehydratase gives MEIARIFAHQVDLPLVETTYQWAKGKSVTVFDSTIVGVETTCGMVGYGEVCPLGPVYLPAYAGGVRAGLKELAPQLLGQDPLQLAKLNERMDLVLKGHPYVKSAIDIACWDLLGQHAQMPVCELLGGRFGDEVLLYRAISQLPPDEMSANVAKYRAEGYQRFQLKVGGDPDQDIERIHAARAVLPPSDRLVADANTGWSQHEAMRVVRAVRDLDVYIEQPCATYEECVAVRRSTDHPFVLDENIDSLQAFLRAKADLAMDVVNLKISKLGGLTKTKQLRDLCVSLGIAMTLEDSWGGDVTTAAIAHLAHSTPEMYRFTSTDFNSYVTVSCAEGAPQRINGAMTASTEPGLGIRVRPEVLGEMVLEVTNREIVCA, from the coding sequence ATGGAAATCGCCAGAATTTTTGCCCATCAAGTCGATCTTCCGTTGGTCGAGACAACCTATCAATGGGCCAAGGGGAAATCGGTAACTGTTTTCGATAGCACCATTGTCGGGGTGGAAACCACATGCGGGATGGTTGGCTACGGAGAAGTTTGTCCGCTTGGCCCGGTCTATTTGCCGGCCTACGCAGGTGGCGTTCGTGCTGGCTTGAAAGAGCTTGCTCCGCAGCTGCTGGGGCAAGATCCACTGCAGCTGGCCAAACTGAACGAACGGATGGACTTGGTTTTAAAGGGGCATCCGTACGTGAAGTCGGCGATCGATATCGCTTGCTGGGACTTGCTGGGGCAACATGCTCAGATGCCGGTTTGCGAACTGTTAGGAGGCCGCTTCGGTGACGAGGTGTTGCTCTATCGAGCAATCTCGCAGCTTCCCCCGGACGAGATGTCGGCCAATGTGGCCAAGTATCGGGCGGAAGGGTACCAACGTTTTCAGCTGAAAGTAGGTGGCGATCCCGATCAAGACATCGAACGAATCCATGCCGCGCGGGCCGTCTTGCCACCTTCGGATCGGCTTGTCGCTGATGCGAATACCGGCTGGAGTCAACACGAAGCAATGCGTGTCGTTCGTGCGGTACGCGACTTGGACGTTTATATCGAACAACCATGTGCGACGTACGAAGAATGCGTTGCCGTTCGCCGAAGTACCGACCATCCATTTGTGCTGGATGAGAACATCGACAGCCTGCAGGCATTTCTCCGCGCGAAAGCGGACTTGGCCATGGACGTCGTTAATTTGAAGATTAGCAAGCTCGGGGGACTGACGAAAACCAAACAGCTGCGCGACCTATGTGTGTCGTTAGGAATTGCAATGACGCTGGAAGATAGCTGGGGTGGCGATGTAACGACCGCCGCGATTGCCCATCTCGCGCATAGCACTCCAGAGATGTACCGATTCACCTCGACCGACTTCAACAGCTACGTTACCGTCAGTTGCGCGGAAGGCGCTCCGCAACGAATCAACGGCGCGATGACAGCTTCGACGGAGCCTGGACTAGGCATCCGTGTCCGTCCGGAAGTCTTGGGCGAGATGGTCTTAGAAGTTACGAATCGTGAAATAGTTTGCGCGTAG
- a CDS encoding VWA domain-containing protein gives MMELLTNFHFLRPYFLLLLPIVGGVWWLWITRTGPLQGWASQIDPDLLAALTLRRGNAEGVFKWSSLVVVSLMVLAIAGPTFRMQPSPFAEDAPPLMILLNADKAMEPDDQETSPLNQAKLKIADLADARKGQPLGLVVYAGSAHLVLPPTEDTSVVAQMAAEVSPEIMPRPGNRLDLAIQQTREALGDDLNASLLVITNSVSDDPSQIESAEEYLSGMPVQFLAATQEDSSDWNSIQKVARSLRAPCRALAVDDADIEAIVRFSESSSIASVTGSDRQWSEAGYWFVPFIVVLIALSFRRKVPRVEGGRS, from the coding sequence ATGATGGAACTGCTGACCAACTTTCATTTTCTGCGGCCCTATTTTCTTTTGCTGTTGCCGATTGTCGGGGGCGTTTGGTGGCTTTGGATCACACGCACCGGACCACTTCAAGGGTGGGCCAGCCAGATCGATCCCGACCTGCTTGCCGCTTTAACGCTTCGTCGAGGCAACGCAGAGGGAGTGTTTAAATGGAGTTCGTTGGTGGTAGTGTCGCTTATGGTCTTGGCCATCGCGGGACCAACGTTCCGTATGCAGCCGAGCCCCTTTGCGGAAGATGCTCCGCCGCTGATGATTTTGTTGAACGCCGACAAAGCGATGGAACCGGACGACCAAGAAACGTCGCCGCTGAATCAAGCGAAGTTGAAGATTGCCGACCTGGCCGACGCGAGAAAGGGGCAGCCATTGGGCTTGGTCGTCTACGCCGGATCAGCTCACTTGGTATTGCCCCCCACGGAAGATACGTCGGTCGTCGCTCAGATGGCAGCTGAAGTGAGCCCCGAGATCATGCCGCGTCCTGGCAATCGACTTGACTTAGCCATTCAGCAAACCAGAGAAGCCCTTGGCGATGATCTCAACGCATCGTTGTTGGTTATAACCAATTCCGTTTCTGACGATCCATCGCAGATCGAATCGGCGGAAGAGTATTTATCAGGAATGCCGGTTCAGTTCCTCGCAGCAACGCAGGAAGATTCTAGCGATTGGAATTCCATTCAAAAGGTGGCCCGGTCACTACGTGCACCCTGCCGTGCGTTGGCAGTGGATGATGCCGATATCGAAGCGATCGTTCGTTTTTCAGAGTCGTCGTCAATTGCATCGGTAACCGGCAGCGATCGGCAATGGTCGGAAGCAGGTTACTGGTTCGTTCCTTTCATTGTCGTGCTGATCGCTTTGTCCTTTCGCCGTAAAGTGCCCCGCGTCGAAGGAGGCCGTTCATGA